In one Marinomonas maritima genomic region, the following are encoded:
- a CDS encoding TRAP transporter small permease — MQLNGWIERHYPEPNVYRWMGLVLEGISAVVLLLLVLLTCFDVVGRYFFNNSIDGAVEITQLGLAVMVFAQMPVMTWRGSHVVVDLLDPVLGKRVIKVLGIFSVFIISTSFYFLAVRIYQLAERSLRRGEVTEYLGLPAGYIAQYIAIMSWLTAACMLTYGAYRVLTDKNDVSQQVGE; from the coding sequence ATGCAATTAAATGGATGGATAGAAAGACATTATCCTGAGCCCAATGTGTATCGATGGATGGGCTTGGTGCTTGAAGGGATTTCGGCTGTAGTGTTGTTATTACTTGTGTTACTGACCTGTTTTGATGTTGTTGGGCGGTATTTTTTCAATAATTCAATTGATGGTGCTGTTGAGATAACGCAACTTGGCTTGGCTGTCATGGTATTTGCTCAAATGCCAGTGATGACATGGCGTGGTAGCCATGTTGTGGTGGATTTGCTTGACCCTGTATTAGGAAAACGTGTCATTAAAGTGCTTGGTATTTTTTCCGTTTTCATTATTTCTACTTCGTTTTATTTCTTAGCGGTTCGTATTTATCAATTGGCCGAGCGTTCTCTGCGCCGTGGAGAAGTGACTGAGTACCTTGGATTGCCTGCTGGGTATATTGCTCAATATATTGCCATTATGAGCTGGCTGACGGCCGCGTGTATGCTCACTTACGGTGCTTATCGAGTGCTTACCGATAAAAACGATGTTTCACAGCAGGTTGGAGAATAG
- the hpaD gene encoding 3,4-dihydroxyphenylacetate 2,3-dioxygenase, whose translation MGKLALAAKITHVPSMYLSELDGPRKGTRQSAIDGHYEIARRCKALNVDTIIVFDTHWLVNANYHINCAPHFKGTYTSNELPHFIKNMPYEVHGNPELGKIIAKVCNEQGVETLAHDDTTLAPEYGTLVPMRYMNPDLHFKVISVSALLTVHYLNDSARFGWALREAIEKEYEGNVAILASGSLSHRFAQNGTAPDFAHKVWSPFLESLDHSVVNMWENAEWKTFCEMLPEYAAKGHGEGFMHDTAMLLGALGWSDYDQKVEVLTPYFGASGTGQINAIFPVSPQTGEAVPGPQASVENDAFVYGKSRL comes from the coding sequence ATGGGTAAGTTAGCATTAGCCGCAAAAATTACGCATGTACCGTCCATGTATCTTTCTGAGTTGGATGGTCCTCGTAAAGGAACTCGTCAGTCCGCCATTGATGGGCATTATGAGATTGCTCGACGCTGTAAAGCGTTAAACGTCGATACCATTATTGTTTTTGATACGCATTGGTTGGTGAATGCAAATTACCACATTAACTGTGCGCCGCATTTTAAAGGCACCTATACCAGTAATGAGTTGCCGCATTTTATTAAGAACATGCCTTATGAAGTCCATGGCAACCCTGAGTTGGGTAAAATCATTGCCAAAGTGTGTAATGAACAGGGTGTAGAAACCTTAGCCCATGACGATACCACTCTGGCTCCTGAATACGGCACGCTTGTGCCCATGCGCTACATGAATCCAGATCTGCATTTTAAGGTGATTTCGGTATCTGCTTTATTAACGGTGCATTACTTAAACGATTCTGCTCGCTTTGGTTGGGCATTACGCGAAGCAATAGAGAAAGAGTACGAGGGCAACGTGGCTATTTTAGCGAGTGGGTCTTTATCGCATCGTTTTGCTCAAAATGGCACGGCACCGGATTTTGCTCATAAAGTTTGGAGTCCTTTCCTAGAATCTCTTGATCATTCTGTTGTGAATATGTGGGAAAACGCAGAGTGGAAAACATTCTGTGAAATGCTGCCTGAATACGCGGCAAAAGGCCACGGTGAGGGCTTTATGCACGATACAGCTATGCTATTAGGTGCACTGGGTTGGTCGGACTATGATCAGAAAGTCGAAGTGTTAACCCCTTACTTTGGTGCGTCAGGTACCGGCCAGATCAATGCTATTTTTCCAGTCTCGCCACAAACGGGTGAGGCGGTTCCTGGCCCACAGGCATCAGTAGAAAATGATGCTTTTGTCTACGGAAAAAGCCGTTTGTGA